In Electrophorus electricus isolate fEleEle1 chromosome 12, fEleEle1.pri, whole genome shotgun sequence, a single window of DNA contains:
- the LOC113587191 gene encoding EF-hand calcium-binding domain-containing protein 9 yields MHGLTVILPPDVQFYHFMRHVSDLGKEQIMMTFDLLDWSASGEISFEAFHLLACILLCCEYRVEREFMHHHSAHIFELLDTQGSGSIRRAELQAFGFLFNVTGNVLYRIIDELDIPEILYYKEYKIFVMACAEMKAEANKMRNKKTEHERSKQHECQPPRHLT; encoded by the exons ATGCATGGCCTGACTGTCATCCTGCCTCCAGATGTGCAATTCTACCATTTCATGAGACATGTGAGCGACCTGGGCAAGGAGCAGATTatgatgacctttgacctgctgGACTGGAGTGCGAGTGGAGAGATCAGCTTTGAGGCTTTCCACCTGCTGGCCTGCATCCTGCTGTGCTGCGAG TACCGTGTGGAGAGGGAATTCATGCATCACCACTCAGCACACATTTTCGAGCTGCTGGACACTCAGGGCAGTGGCAGCATCAGACGGGCCGAGCTCCAGGCGTTCGGTTTCCTCTTCAATGTGACAGGCAACGTTCTCTACAGAATCATCGATGAATTAGACATCCCTGAG ATCCTGTACTATAAGGAGTATAAGATATTTGTCATGGCGTGTGCTGAGATGAAAGCGGAGGCCAACAAAATGAGGAATAAGAAGACAGAACATGAGAGAAGCAAGCAGCATGAGTGCCAGCCACCAAGACACCTGACTTAA